One Aphidius gifuensis isolate YNYX2018 linkage group LG5, ASM1490517v1, whole genome shotgun sequence genomic region harbors:
- the LOC122857959 gene encoding uncharacterized protein LOC122857959 isoform X1: MDGHWSFDLLCLFFFITLLLKEAEPIKITSVEIPSVIKAGTLETILDCKYDMGSSSNDDLVVKWYVNDDLLYQWIYGSKPRASEEYMHYIDSTYNASTDPNMEYRAVKLIKPSHLITGKIRCSISAQDGEDEASRDMLVYSPEKVFRLLHPKMSHDSRLLIAKCLAEDIFPKPIIKILRDNQTVEEQKVNYKLNPDDGRYSAETVVELRMAEIQLPTTFECQVSIKSANYTSNRKYVYNDGNRQNFSLTFIIIISILVAGTTIVDI, translated from the exons ATGGATGGACACTGGTCTTTTGATCTTTtgtgtctatttttttttatcactctACTTCTCAAAG AAGCTGAGCCAATAAAAATAACGTCAGTTGAAATACCAAGTGTTATTAAAGCTGGTACACTTGAAACAATATTAGACTGTAAATATGACATGGGATCATCATCAAACGATGATTTAGTTGTTAAGTGGTATGTCAATGATGATCTACTCTATCAATGGATATATGGCTCAAAACCAAGAGCATCTGAAGAGTATATGCACTATATTGATTCAACTTATAATGCAAGTACTGATCCAAATATGGAATACAGAGCTGTCAAACTCATCAAACCAAGTCATTTAATAACTGGCAAAATCAGATGTAGTATATCAGCACAGGATGGAGAAGATGAAGCATCAAGAGACATGTTGGTTTACT cACCTGAAAAAGTATTTCGGTTATTACATCCAAAAATGAGTCATGATTCTCGATTACTAATTGCTAAATGTTTGGCTGAGGATATTTTTCCAAAACCAATAATCAAGATTCTTCGTGACAA tcaAACAGTTGAGgaacaaaaagtaaattataaattaaatcctGATGATGGCCGATATAGCGCCGAGACAGTTGTTGAATTGCGGATGGCTGAAATTCAATTACCAACCACATTTGAGTGTCAAGTATCCATCAAGTCTGCCAATTATACTTCGAATAGAAAATATGTATACAATG ATGGAAATAGACAGAATTTTTCTCTCacatttatcatcataataagTATCCTCGTTGCAGGAACAACGATAGTCGATATCtaa
- the LOC122857959 gene encoding uncharacterized protein LOC122857959 isoform X2 has product MGSSSNDDLVVKWYVNDDLLYQWIYGSKPRASEEYMHYIDSTYNASTDPNMEYRAVKLIKPSHLITGKIRCSISAQDGEDEASRDMLVYSPEKVFRLLHPKMSHDSRLLIAKCLAEDIFPKPIIKILRDNQTVEEQKVNYKLNPDDGRYSAETVVELRMAEIQLPTTFECQVSIKSANYTSNRKYVYNDGNRQNFSLTFIIIISILVAGTTIVDI; this is encoded by the exons ATGGGATCATCATCAAACGATGATTTAGTTGTTAAGTGGTATGTCAATGATGATCTACTCTATCAATGGATATATGGCTCAAAACCAAGAGCATCTGAAGAGTATATGCACTATATTGATTCAACTTATAATGCAAGTACTGATCCAAATATGGAATACAGAGCTGTCAAACTCATCAAACCAAGTCATTTAATAACTGGCAAAATCAGATGTAGTATATCAGCACAGGATGGAGAAGATGAAGCATCAAGAGACATGTTGGTTTACT cACCTGAAAAAGTATTTCGGTTATTACATCCAAAAATGAGTCATGATTCTCGATTACTAATTGCTAAATGTTTGGCTGAGGATATTTTTCCAAAACCAATAATCAAGATTCTTCGTGACAA tcaAACAGTTGAGgaacaaaaagtaaattataaattaaatcctGATGATGGCCGATATAGCGCCGAGACAGTTGTTGAATTGCGGATGGCTGAAATTCAATTACCAACCACATTTGAGTGTCAAGTATCCATCAAGTCTGCCAATTATACTTCGAATAGAAAATATGTATACAATG ATGGAAATAGACAGAATTTTTCTCTCacatttatcatcataataagTATCCTCGTTGCAGGAACAACGATAGTCGATATCtaa